The DNA window GTTTCCTGCACACTACGTCGATGACGTACGCGTGCGCGTTCTCCCACCCACTCACAACACGCAGGCCGCCGAATGATTGCAACGCCGTCCACAATCCGTCGCCTCTTCGCCGCAGCTCTTTGCATCGGGATATCTTCCGCGGCAACCGACGGTGTGCGCGAGTTTGCCGAAACGCATTGTTTCGATTGCCACGACAGCACCTCGCGCAAGGCGGGATTGGACCTCGAGAAGGTCGATCTCTCGCTGTCGGACAAGAAGAGTGCAATGCTGTGGGAGTCGGTGTTTCATCGCGTGGCCAGCGGAGAAATGCCGCCGAAGAACAAATCGCAGCCTGCGCCTGAGGCGCGTGCGGCGTTCCTGGCGGAGTTGGGGAAGGATCTGCGCAAGGCGTCGCTGGCAAGGCAGGAAAAGGAAGGGCGTGGGCCGGTGCGGCGGCTGACCCGTACCGAATACGAAACGACCGTGAATGATCTGCTCCATATCAGGACGGACCTGCGCTCGAGCTTCCCCGACGACGCGGTGACCGCCGGCTTCGATAAGGTCGGCGAAGGACTCACACTTTCGGCAGCGCACTTCGCGGCGTATCAGGAGGCGGCCGAGAAGGCGCTCAACCAGGCGATCATGCGCGGGGCGGTTCTCAACACCGACAGTGACGGCGCCAAGGTCTTTGCTGCCCGGCCTAAAGAGTTCACCACGTTCGGCGGCTGGCTCGAAGGCAACACGATGGCGCTGGCATCGCGGTTCTTCTACCCCTACACGACCGTCCTGGGGGCCGAAGCACCGCGCAACGGACGCTATCGAATCACGTTTACCGCGCAGGCTCGCGGCAACGGCGGTCGGCCTATGCCGGTGGCGATCGGGATTCTCGATAGCCAGACGGTCAGGCCCGACGCCCCGGAAACCAGCCTCTGGTTCGACGTCCCCGAGGATCGGCCCCGCACGGTCGCCGCGGAACTCGATCTGGAGTTCCGGCAGCACTTCCACCTCTTCGGACCTTCTTTGGTCCACAGAGACGTGTTCATGCCTCGCATGAAGAAGGAAGGGCGTTGGGACGGTCCCGTCCTGCTTCTGAGCCGCCTGAAGATTGAAGGGCCGCTGAAAGCCGACGGCACCATCGATCACTGGCCCGGAACGGGCTATCGCGAACTGTTCGACAACATCCCTGCCAAGCCGCTCTCGCAGATTACCGGCGTGCAACCGGAGAAGGGTAAGCCCGAACCGTGGTTCCCGGCCTCGGCGGCTCCGAAGGAAGATGCCGCACGGCTGCTGCGGCGGTTCCTGCCGAAGGCGTTTCGTCGTCCGGTGCCGGAGGATGTCGCCGCGGGCTACACCGCACGGGCTCACGAGGCGATCGATCGGGGCGTGCCGTTCCATCGCGTCATGCTCGACAGCTACAAGGCAGTCCTCTGCTCGCCGCACTTTCTTCTGCTGGAGGAAAAGCCGGCTCCGCTCGGTGGTCCGGCACTCGCGAGCCGCCTTTCGTACTTTCTCTGGAACAGTGCGCCCGACGAAGTGCTGCTGGCGGCGGCGGTGAAAGGCGAACTCGCCACGCGCGACGGCCGAGCGCGGCAGGTCGAGCGGATGCTCAACGATCGACGTGCCGAGCGGTTCGAACGCTCGTTTATCGATCAGTGGCTCGACCTGAAAAACCTTAACGCTACCTCGCCCGACGGCGTGTTGTACTCGGAGATCACCCCTTCGATGGTGGTGGCGGCGGAACTGGAGACGCGGCGGTTCTTCCATGACCTGCTCGCTGAGAATCGCAGTGCATTGGAGTCGATCCAGAGCGACTGGACCTATTCGAACGAGTTGCTGAGCGCGCTTTACGATCTGCCCGATGTCGCAGGCTACGAGATGCGCAGGGTGCCGCTTACGCCACAGAGCCGGCGGGGCGGATTTCTTACCCAGGCGAGCGTTTTGAAGGTGACCGCCGACGGTGCCCATACTTCGCCCATCATCCGGGGCAAATGGGTGAATGAGCGTATCCTCGGCGTCGTCCCGCCGAAGCCGCCGGAGGACGTGCCGAAGATTGAGCCCGACATTCGCGGGGCGACGACCATCCGAGAACAGCTTGCCAAGCATCGCAGCACGCCCGCGTGCATGAGCTGCCATACTGTCATCGATCCTCCGGGCTTCGCGCTGGAAACGTTCGATGTGATGGGCGGCTGGCGTGACTACTACCGGATGCCCTCACACACCGGTGCGGTCATCGAACTGAAGCGATTCGGCGGTCGACGCGTGCATCGTGGCCCGGCGGTTGAAAGTGGTTACACCATGCCCGACGGCCGGGCCTTCGCCGACATCACAGCTTACAAAGCTCTGCTGCTTGAGGATAAGGAACGCATCGTTTCCGCGTTCGCCGCGAACCTGCTTACTTATGCGACCGGTTCGCCGGTGCAGTTTGCCGACCGCGACGATCTCGCGGCCATCGTTGCCGGTACCCGCGCGAACAACTTCGGCGTCCGGAGTCTCATCCACGCCGTCGTGCAATCCCGCCCCTTCCTGCACAAATAACATGTTCAACATCAACCTTCGCAAACCGATCGATCGCCGCCGATTTCTTCGAGCAGGGGCGGTGTGTCTTGCGCTCCCGGCCCTGGAAGCGATGCTGCCCCGCGGCACCTGGGCCGCGGCATCGCCGCCACCGAAGCGCCTCCTGCTGGTCGCACGCAATCTCGGCTTGCATGCGCCCTTCTTCTTTCCCGACAAGCCCGGCCTCGGCTACGAGAGCACCCGCTACCTGCGGCACCTCGAAGAACACCGCGGAAAGTTCACCGTGTTCTCGGGTGTCTCGCACCTGAAATACTTCAACCATCACAGCGAGCCCGGCCTGTTCACCGGCGTCAACTGGGACCGCATAAAGGAGCCAGCGAAAGAACATCACAACTCGATTTCGCTCGATCAGTACGCCGCGGAACGCATGGGCGGCGACACGCGCTATCGCAACCTGGTGATCGGACAGCCGGTGCAGTGGAATTTTTCCTGGACCGATCGAGGGGTACCCGTACCTACGGAAAAGAGTCCCACCGCAGTATTCCGGCAGCTGTTCACTGCCGGGAGCGCCGACGAGGTCGCCGGCGAGCTCCACCGGTTGCAGACCGGGCGAAGCATTCTGGATCAGGTCAATGCAGAAGCGAAGACGCTCAGCCGTACGCTCGGCCCGGAGGATCGCCAGCGGATTGAACTGATGTTCAGCTCCATCCGCGAGACCGAGCGGAGTTTAGTGCGCAGCGAGGCCTGGCTGAACAAGCCCAAGCCCCAAGTTGATTACCCCGTGCCCAGGATGGATCCCGATTCGAATCTTATCCGGGAGCGAGAAACACTCTGGCTCGACCTTTCACGGCTCGCGCTTCAGACCGATTCCACCCGCGTCATCCTCCTGACACTCGGCGACGCGGGCCGCGCCAAGCTCGACGGTCTTACGCTCGCCCACCACGATGCGTCACATCACGGCAAGGACGAGACGAAGATCGAGCAACTCGCACTGATCGAGGAGACGGAGCTCAAGCTCTTCAGCCAGTTCCTTGGCACGATGCAGCAGGTCCGGGAAGGTGAAGGCACGCTGTTCGATCACACCGTCATCCTCAACGCGACGAACCTCAGCAATGCTTCGGCGCATACCTGCGAGAATCTCCCCATCCTTCTTGCCGGAGGCGGTTTCAAGCACCAGGGCCACGTCCTCAAGGACCGCAAGGACAATTCGCCGCTCAGTAACCTCTACGTGCGAATCCTCCAGCAGCTCGGCGTAGAGACCCAGACGTTCGGAAGCAGCACTCGGGTGATGGATGACGTCTAAGACCTTACTGTAACGTCGCAGGTGGCGAACGGCCGGCAGAGGTTCGGAAGTCCGCCGATCAGGTCGCATGTTTAAGGGTGTGTTGCATGGGCGAGCGTCTTCGCCGGCCCATGCAACGAGGAACCGGTGTCAGTTCTCGGGCGGCCGTTGCGGCTTTTCGCCTTCGGGCCTGGGTGTGTCGCTGCGTCGATCCCCTTCGGGACGCTGGCCATCCGGTCGGCGGTCACCCTCGCGGCGGTCCCCATCGCGACGGAATCCGCCACGCATCATCCCGGGTAACGACACGTTCTTCATGCGGTCGCGGACTTCCGGCGGGAGCTTGCTGCGCTGCTCTTCGGTGTCGATCGGACCGTTGAACAGCTCTTTGCCTTCCTTGTCCTTGGCGACCAGTGTCTGCTTCCCGTTCTCCATCCTGATCACCATTGAGACTGTACCGTCGTCCCAGGCGACCGTGCCGCTCTGGTTCAACAGCGGGAATGGCATCGCCTGGCCATCGGGCCGGGGGCCGTCGGGTCGCGGGAAGACGTTGATGAACGGCGGCTGCTGGCCCGGCTGACCGCCCTGGTTCCAGTTCATCAGGCGGTCTTCCAGAATCCGCGGCTCGACTCCCAGCCGAAGTTCGTCCAACGGCGGCAGGTCGCGCTCGATGAGTTTGGCCGTCAGTTCCACGGGCTTGCCCGCCCGAATGACAGTGAGCTTGATCGAATCGCCGGCCTTCTGCGTTCGCACCAGGACCGCCAGTTGCTGCGGGTTGACCAACAACTGGTCGTTGAGCTTGTGGAGCAGATCGTGCTGCTTAAGTCCGGCGGCGGCGGCGGGGCTGTCAGGGGCGACGGTATCGACCACCAGGCCGACGCCGTTGGGCAACTCGACCTGGTGTCGCAGCGCTTTGGAAGCCGTCGAAGTCGAGACGCCGAGATACGCGGCCTTTTCCAACTCCGCCTTCAGGTCCAACTCGATCCGCATCGGCCGATCGATGCCTTGTCCCTGGCCTTGGGGCCTGCCGTCCTGTGGCATGCGGGGGTTGCGTGGTTGTTCGTCGGGAACCCGGGGAGCCGGCCGCGGGTTCTCGGGGCGCTCGTCGCGGGCCGACTGCGCGCCGGCCGACGACACGAGGGCCGACCCGGTCAGACAGGCTGCGGCCAGAACGGCGTTCAAGGCACTGCTTCGCATGAAAGCTCCTACAAAGATTTGGAACGGCTCTCCCGGGAAACCAGACGGGCGGAGGGGGCGGTTCTAACCGGAATGGATGCGTTCGTGATAAATCACGAATGACGAAAATCGAATGGCGAATGAAGCTCAAAACCCGAATGACCAATAGCACCTGCCAATTCGATCATTGGGATTTCGAGCTTCATTCGCCATTCGATTTTCGTCATTCGTCATTCAGGACTGTTACTCAGTACGTGTCCAGCTCGAAGTGCTCGACGTCTTCTTTGGGCACAGTGACTTCCACCCAGGCGCCGCGGGCGGCGTCGTAGTAGCGCAAGTGTTCGACCTGCTGGTGACGCACCCGCCGCAGCGGCGTGCTGGCACCGCCGGGTGTGACCGTGCCTTCGTCCCAGGTTTGGTTGTAGACGTAGCGAACCATGGGCTGGTTCGTCGTCGGTGAGAGGCGGCGATCCGTATCGGGGGTGGTTTGCTGGGTCGATGCGACTCTGCCGCTCGTGCCGCCCTCGGTATCGATTCCCGCCTTGGGCAGCAGCATCAGCGTCGCCAGCGAAGCGGCGACGGCGGTACCGATGATGCCGGTCATCCAGCCGGCGGGGCGGTTCCAGAAGCTGACGTGGGGGCGGGCAAGCGAGCGACCATTGCTCGTCTGGCCGACTTCGGTGTCTGCATCGCCGACCAGGCGCAGGGGCGCGATGCCGGGGCCGGAAGAATGGCGTTCCTCCGCGATCCGCTGCCGGAACGCAGCTTCGGCACGGCCGAGCTGGCCGTCCAGGCGCGCCGACAGGTGTCGCGTCAGCAGGCGGTCGAGGGTGTCATCGTCGATGGGAGCCATGGGTGAAAAGTAGTGAGTTAAACGTTGGGAACTGGGACATCTCGGTCATTCACGCAGTCCTGGCACTTTCCTCCGCGAACGCCTGGTTGGTCAGCAGCGTTTGCTTCAACTGTTGGCGGGCGCGGCTCAGCCGCATATCGACCGCTGTCGCATTCATTTCCACGATCTGGCCGATCTCCTTGCTCGACAGTCCCTGGAAATACCGCAGCACGACGATCGTGCGGCTGACGTCATCCAGTTCTTCGATCGCCTTGCCGAGCAGTTCTTCCTGCTCGCGTGATTCCAGCGAGCGGCTCGGGTCATCGGCCCAGTCCCGGCCGGCAAGCGTCGCCGACGCCGGGGCGGCGGCCTCGGGCGCCGAATCGAGCGGAGCCCTCGGAGCCAGCCGAGCCCGACGGCGCTGGTCAATCGCGCCGTTCCGCACGATGCCGCAAAGCCAGGTGCCGAAGCGACCCGGGTCTTTCAGGTCTTTGACCTTCTCCCAGGCCTTGGTGAATCCATCCTGCACGGCATCGCCGGCGGCATGGGGGTCGCCGAGGGTGCCGTAAGCGACTGAGAGTGCGACCCGCTCGAATCGCCCGATCAGCGCGGCGAAAGCGTCGGCGTCGCGCTCCTGGGCGCGGCGCACGAGGGTGATAATCGCTTCAGAGTCCTGGGGCAGGGGATCCAAGACGTCGCTCTCCCGGCTCGACCGCTAACCGTTACCTACGCGAGTCGCACTGACACCATAGACGGCCGAATCGCTCAATTCTAACCGTTCCTCGGACCGTTGTTTCGCGACTGATCGCTCAGGACCAATTTCAACGCGACGCGGTGTGGTCCGCGAAGAACAAGGCCACGTCGCAAACCCGCGGAATAGACGGACCGCCGGGTGTGATCGCTGTGAAGAGTATCGTTATAATAAGCACTTTCAGAACCTTCGTAGAGATCGTCCCCGAGCTTGACGCCCCCGCGTCTTGCCCATACCTTCAGAACTAATGCTTAAGCGGACTCCCTTCCACGACTTCCATGTCGCTGCCGGCGCTCGTCTGGTCGATTTCGCCGGCTGGGAGATGCCGATCGTCTACAAGTCGATCGTTGACGAGCACAACCAGACCCGCAACTCGGGTTCCCTGTTTGACGTCTCGCACATGGGACGTCTGCAGTTTACCGGCCCTGATGCGACCAGGTTCCTCGACCTGATTCTCACCCGAAACATCCAAACGCAAAAGCTCGGTCAGTGCCGCTACAGCCTTGTCTGCAATGAGGCCGGCGGCGTGCTGGACGATGTCATCGTCAGCAAAGACCTCAAGCACTGGGCGATGGTCTGTAATGCCAGCAACCGGGAAAAGCTGGTCAAACATTTCCACGCGGTTCGCCATGATAAGTCGCTTGATTTCGACATGGCCGACGAGACCGAAAGCACGGCGATGGTCGCGATCCAGGGGCCGAAGGTCATCGACCGCATCGCCGAGGTGCTGCCGGTCGACATTCGCGGTATGAAGCGCTACAGCTTCGTCAGCGAAGAGCTGTTCATGACGCCGTTCACCGTCTACCGATCGGGCTATACGGGTGAAGACGGCGTGGAGGTGGTCATCCCCGCGCGGGCGGCCACAATGGCGGTCAAGATGCTGACGGGCAGCCTCGACAAGCCCGATGCGACGATTCGCGCCGCCGGCCTGGGTGCTCGCGATACACTGCGGCTGGAGGCGGGCATGCCGCTCTACGGTCATGAGCTGGGCGAACAGGGCGACCCGATCTCCGCCGGCCTCGGCTGGGCGGTCGACCTGACGAAAGACTTCATCGGCTCGACAGCGCTTAAGGCGATCGCCGCCGCCGGCCCGAAGCGAAAGCTGGTCGGCCTGGAACTGGAAGGCCGCCGAATCGCCCGTCAGGGAACGCCGATCGTGGACGACACCGGCAAACCCATTGGCGAGGTGACGAGCGGTACCTTCAGCCCGACGCTGCAGAAGAGCATTGCCTTGGCGTACGTTGACGCAGGTAAGAGCGACATCGGCACGGCCGTGTCAGCCGACCTTAAGGGAACGCTGAACCCCGCGAAGGTGGTTCCGTCGCCGTTCTACAAGCGAACGTAGGGTCCGCCTTGGCGGACGCGTTTTCGTCCTGCGGCACGACCCTTTGATCCAGTGAAACCGTTTCGCGTCCGCCAATGCGGACCCTACTTATGGCAACACCCACCGATCGTCGTTATCTCGAGTCGCACGAGTGGCACAAGCTCGAAGGCGATACCGTCGTCATCGGCATCACACAGCATGCCGCCGACGAACTGACCGATATCACCTACGTACAGCTTCCAAAGGTCGGCACGAAGCTCGCCGCCAAGGGGCGGTTCGGGGAAATCGAATCGGTCAAGACGACCAGCGATCTGTACACCGGCGTGGCGGGCGAGGTGGTCGCCGTCAACGACGCGCTGACCAATAATCCCGGCCTCGTCAACAGCGACCCGTTCGCCGGTGGGTGGATGGTCAAGATCAAGCCGACCAACCCGGCCGATGTGGAGACGCTCCTGTCGTCTGCCGATTACGACAAGAAGACCGGGCACGCTTAAAGATTTATCCCCTCTCTCCAGTACTCAGGGGAGAGGGCTAGGGTGAGGGGCCGAACGTCAGGCGTCGCGATTCGCCAGTTCGCCCCCGGGGACTCGCCCATAGACCGAGGGAAGGCTTGCCGCCGTTCCGCCCCTCACCACAACCCTCTCCCCCGAGTACAGGGGAGAGGGGGAAGATGTAGCCGTCATGACTCCCAGCACGATCGAAATGAAGCCGACCCCCAAGCCCGGCAGTGGTCCCCGTGTGATTCCGAGCCTAGGCGATCCGTTCGACCGCCGTCACATCGGTCCGTCCGAGGCCGAGATGAAGGCGATGCTGGAACTCATCGGCGTCAAGTCGCTGGATGAACTGGTCAGCAAGACCGTCCCGCAATCCATCCGCAGCGCCCGCCCGTTGCTCGTTCCCCCGGCGGCGAGCGAGTTCGAGGCACTGACCGAGCTCCGCGCGATCGTCAGCCAGAACAAGGTCTTCAAGTCGTACATCGGCATGGGCTACACCGGCACGATCTGCCCGCCGGTCATTCAGCGGAACATTCTTGAGAACCCCGGCTGGTACACGCAGTACACGCCATACCAGGCGGAGATTTCGCAAGGCCGGCTCGAAGCGCTGCTGAACTACCAGACGATGGTCTCGGACCTCACCGGCCTGCCGCTGGCAAACGCCAGCCTGCTGGACGAAGGCACCGCCGCCGCCGAGGCGATGGCGATGTGCCGGTCGGTCGCGACCGATGAGAACCGCAAGGTGTTCCTGGTGTCGGCCGACTGTCATCCGCAGACGATCGCGGTCGTGCAGACCCGGGCCAAATCGGTCGGCATTGAGTGCGTTGTCGGCGATGAGTTCGACCTGACGGCGTCGGTGAAAGACCTCTCAACGCTTTGTGGCGTGCTGGTGCAATACCCGACCACCGACGGCCGGCTTCTCGACTACGCCGACGTCGCAAAGCAGGCTCACGCCGTTGGCGCGATGGTCGTCGCCGCCGCCGACATCCTGGCCCTCACGCTCATCAAGCCGCCCGGCGAATGGGGCGCGGATATTGCCGTCGGTTCCACCCAGCGGTTCGGCGTTCCGATGGGCTTCGGCGGCCCGCACGCGGCGTACATCGCGACCAAGACCGAGTTCGCCCGCAAGATGCCCGGCCGTATTGTCGGCGTGTCGAAAGACTCTCACGGCAACCCGGCGTATCGCCTGGCGATTCAGACCCGCGAACAGCACATCCGTCGCGAAAAAGCCACCAGCAACATCTGCACCGCGCAGGTGCTGCTGGCGGTGATGGCCGGCATGTACGCCGTCTGGCACGGCCCCGAAGGCCTTACGAAGATCGCCCGCCGCGTACACGGCCTGACCCGCCTTATTCAGATGGGCCTCGACCGCTTCGGCATCAGCTGCGGCTCCGACCCGTTCTTCGACACCCTCCGCGTCGGCACGCCGATGCCGAAGATGGCGATTCGTAAGAGCGAAGAATTGGGCATGAACTTCCGCGTCTACGAAGACGGCAACATTGGCGTCACCGTCGATGAGACGACCACGCTGGAAGACGTCGAGAAGATCCTGCTCTGCTTCACTCCGTCGGAAGACGCGGAAATGATCCTCTCGGACATGAGCCGCGCCGACTTCGAGAACGTACCCTCGCCCGGCGGCTTCGAGCGCAAGAGCAAGTTCCTTCAGCACCCGATCTTCAACCGTTATCACAGCGAAACGGAGATGCTGCGGTACATCAAGAAGCTCGAAGGTCGCGACCTGTCGCTGACGCACTCGATGATCCCGCTCGGCTCCTGCACAATGAAGCTGAACGCGGCCGCCGAGATGTTCCCCGTCACCTGGCCGGAGTTCGGCAACATCCACCCGTTCGCCCCGGCCGAGCAGTCTGCGGGGTACGCGAAGCTGTTCAGCGATCTGGAAAAGTGGCTCGCGTCCTGCACGGGCTTTGCAGCCGTCTCGCTTCAGCCGAACGCCGGCTCGCAAGGCGAATACGCCGGCCTGCTGGCGATCCGCGGATACCACGAATCGCGCGGCGATCACCACCGCAACGTCTGCCTCATTCCCGTCAGTGCCCACGGCACCAACCCCAGCAGCGCTGTCGTCGCCGGCATGAAAGTCGTCGTCTGCGCCTGTGACGAGAACGGCAACATCGATCTGGCCGACCTCAAGGCCAAGGCCGCGGAGCACGCCGCGAACCTGTCCGCGCTGATGATCACCTACCCGAGCACGCACGGCGTGTTCGAAGAAGACGTCCGCGAGATCTGCCAGGTCATCCACAGCCACGGCGGACAGGTCTACATGGACGGCGCGAACATGAACGCCCAGGTCGGCCTGACCAGCCCCGGCGACATCGGCGCCGACGTCTGCCACCTGAACCTGCACAAGACCTTCTGCATCCCCCACGGTGGCGGCGGCCCGGGCATGGGGCCGATCTGCGTCGCCAAGCATTTGGCACCGTTCCTGCCCGGCAATCCTCTGAGCCAGGGCGGACTTTCGACTTCAGGTGCCGTCGGCCCGGTGAGCGCAGCGAACTACGGCAGTGCGAGCATCCTGGTCATCCCCTGGATGTACATCCGCATGATGGGCGCGGAGGGGCTGACCAAGGCGACGCAGGTCGCGATCCTGAATGCCAACTACATCGCCAAGCGGCTGGAAGGGCACTACCCGACGCTGTTCAAGGGCCGTAACGGCTTCGTTGCGCACGAGTGCGTGATGGACTGCCGCGACTTCGATCACGCGGCGGGTATCAAGGTCGAAGACATCGCCAAGCGGCTTATGGACTACAGCTTCCACGCCCCGACGATGAGCTGGCCGGTTCCCGGCACGCTGATGGTCGAGCCGACGGAGAGCGAACCGAAGTGGGAACTCGACCGGTTCTGTGACGCGATGATCGGCATCCGCCAGGAAATCGCTGAGATCGAGGCCGGAAAGTCAGACCGCACCGACAACCCGTTGAAGCATGCCCCGCACACCATGGTGGCGGTCACGGCGGACGAATGGAAGCACAAGTACCCGCGCTCGCAGGCGGCCTACCCGCGTGCTTCGCTCCGCGACAGCAAGTTCTGGCCGGCGGTGGGGCGGATCGACAACCCCTATGGCGATCGCAACCTCGTCTGTACGTGTCCGCCGATGGATACGTATCAAACGTGATGTTTAGCGGTCGCACCGGAGGTGCACTCTGAGTTTTTCGATTCAGTGTTCGTGCCCGAAGCGTGCACCTGCGGTGCGACCGCTAATCAGGTAACCTTCTCCGCGACGTGACGTCTCAAACCCCAACGGACTCGCCCGCCCCCCGAGCGCATGTGCATCGCCCGCGCAGGGGCCGCTGGTTTCAAATCAGCACGCCCTTCGACTTCGAGTGGAATCATGCGAAGCTGGAGATCCCCAACCTTCCGCCGCAGCTCGTAGGGTTGCGAATCATCCATCTGACCGATCTGCACGTGCGCGGACCCTGGCACGAAGCCTATGACTGCCTGCTCGAACGGATCGCACAGGCAAACGCCGACCTGCTGCTGTTCACCGGCGACTTTGTGGACAATAAGAAGGACCACAGCGAGGCATTGCCCTCGGCGCGGCGGCTCGCCGAGGGTTTCCGGGCGAAGCAGGGCGTTTACGCGATCCTCGGCAATCACGACCGGCTTCACTTTCTCCCCCGGCTTCTCGAGATGCCATTGCAGGCGATCTGCGGCGAACGGCGGACGATTGCTGTCAACGGCGCGACCGTTGAACTGATCGGCCTCCCCGGCGCAGTTCGGCGGGATCTGCCTCGGGAGTTCGTCAGCCAGATGCCGCCGCCTCCGCTAAGCGGCGACAAGACCGTCCGCATTGTGCTGTCACACTTTCCGGATCATCTGCTCCGCACGGCGGCTTTGCGGCCGCATCTGTTCCTCGCCGGGCACACCCACGGCGGACAGTGCTGCCTGCCCGGCGGCATTCCGATTCTCAAACACGACAGCCTGCCACGGCGGCTCTGCACCGGGATTCACCGCGTCGAAGACACCTGGCTTGTCGTCGGCCGAGGCTTCGGTTCGACGACGTTGCAACTTCGCATCTTCTGTCCGCCAGAGGTGATCGAGATCGAGCTGGTGCGACCGGGCAACCTGCCGTAGCACGGCCTCGATGTCTCGGCCGCGGGTCGTTCGCTTGTGACGACCCTTTTCGCCCCCTACATTGCACGACGTGAGCGACGGTTCTCCAGGAGACATTTCCGAACAACCCGCAGTGCGGGTCGAACGCCTGGGCAAGAAGTTTGCCATCTACCCCACGCCCTGGAAGCGCGCGGCCGAATGGCTTTCGCTGGGCCGGCGCAAGCTTCACGACGACTTCTGGGCATTGCGCGACGTCAGCTTTTCACTCTCTCGCGGCGAATCGCTGGGGGTGATCGGCGTTAACGGATCGGGGAAAAGCACACTGCTGAAGATCCTCTCCGGCGCGCTCTACCCGACTGAAGGCACGTTCGTGGCGCGTGGCCGGGTGTTGAGTCTGCTAGAGTTGGGCACCGGTGTGAACCCGCTTCTGACGGGGCGGCAGAATGTCATCACGTCGTCTCGGCTGCTCGACTTCCCCGGCGGGTACGCCGAGCAGAAACTGCCGGAGATCGAACGCTTTGCCGACCTGCCGCCGGGGTTCTTCGATCGACCGGTGGGCCTCTACAGCAGCGGCATGCTGGTGCGGTTGGTTTTCAGCATGTTCGCGTGCTTCGACCCCGATGTGTTCGTCGTCGATGAGGCACTGAGCGTCGGCGACGTCTTCTTTCAGCAGAAATGCACGCAGCGATTGCAGGAGATGCGGGCCGGCGGCACGACCATGCTCTTCGTCAGCCACGACCTGGCCGCGGTCGAGGCACTGTGCGACCGGGTCCTGGTGCTGCACGGCGGAACGGTCCGGCACGACGGGGACAAGAAGACCGGTATCGGCATCTACTACGCGCTCGGCGGCGCAGGTCAGCCGGGAACGCGGGCGTCCGTGCCAGCGCCAACTCATATGTCGCCTGCGGCGACGGCGGGCGATGACGCTCGCGTTCCCAGCGAAGCGCCCGAGGTCATCGAGGCCGCGCCGCAGTTCCAACCGGTCTCCCTCGATCTTTCCCGCA is part of the Humisphaera borealis genome and encodes:
- the gcvH gene encoding glycine cleavage system protein GcvH; this translates as MATPTDRRYLESHEWHKLEGDTVVIGITQHAADELTDITYVQLPKVGTKLAAKGRFGEIESVKTTSDLYTGVAGEVVAVNDALTNNPGLVNSDPFAGGWMVKIKPTNPADVETLLSSADYDKKTGHA
- a CDS encoding DUF1592 domain-containing protein gives rise to the protein MIATPSTIRRLFAAALCIGISSAATDGVREFAETHCFDCHDSTSRKAGLDLEKVDLSLSDKKSAMLWESVFHRVASGEMPPKNKSQPAPEARAAFLAELGKDLRKASLARQEKEGRGPVRRLTRTEYETTVNDLLHIRTDLRSSFPDDAVTAGFDKVGEGLTLSAAHFAAYQEAAEKALNQAIMRGAVLNTDSDGAKVFAARPKEFTTFGGWLEGNTMALASRFFYPYTTVLGAEAPRNGRYRITFTAQARGNGGRPMPVAIGILDSQTVRPDAPETSLWFDVPEDRPRTVAAELDLEFRQHFHLFGPSLVHRDVFMPRMKKEGRWDGPVLLLSRLKIEGPLKADGTIDHWPGTGYRELFDNIPAKPLSQITGVQPEKGKPEPWFPASAAPKEDAARLLRRFLPKAFRRPVPEDVAAGYTARAHEAIDRGVPFHRVMLDSYKAVLCSPHFLLLEEKPAPLGGPALASRLSYFLWNSAPDEVLLAAAVKGELATRDGRARQVERMLNDRRAERFERSFIDQWLDLKNLNATSPDGVLYSEITPSMVVAAELETRRFFHDLLAENRSALESIQSDWTYSNELLSALYDLPDVAGYEMRRVPLTPQSRRGGFLTQASVLKVTADGAHTSPIIRGKWVNERILGVVPPKPPEDVPKIEPDIRGATTIREQLAKHRSTPACMSCHTVIDPPGFALETFDVMGGWRDYYRMPSHTGAVIELKRFGGRRVHRGPAVESGYTMPDGRAFADITAYKALLLEDKERIVSAFAANLLTYATGSPVQFADRDDLAAIVAGTRANNFGVRSLIHAVVQSRPFLHK
- a CDS encoding PDZ domain-containing protein, yielding MRSSALNAVLAAACLTGSALVSSAGAQSARDERPENPRPAPRVPDEQPRNPRMPQDGRPQGQGQGIDRPMRIELDLKAELEKAAYLGVSTSTASKALRHQVELPNGVGLVVDTVAPDSPAAAAGLKQHDLLHKLNDQLLVNPQQLAVLVRTQKAGDSIKLTVIRAGKPVELTAKLIERDLPPLDELRLGVEPRILEDRLMNWNQGGQPGQQPPFINVFPRPDGPRPDGQAMPFPLLNQSGTVAWDDGTVSMVIRMENGKQTLVAKDKEGKELFNGPIDTEEQRSKLPPEVRDRMKNVSLPGMMRGGFRRDGDRREGDRRPDGQRPEGDRRSDTPRPEGEKPQRPPEN
- the gcvT gene encoding glycine cleavage system aminomethyltransferase GcvT; this encodes MLKRTPFHDFHVAAGARLVDFAGWEMPIVYKSIVDEHNQTRNSGSLFDVSHMGRLQFTGPDATRFLDLILTRNIQTQKLGQCRYSLVCNEAGGVLDDVIVSKDLKHWAMVCNASNREKLVKHFHAVRHDKSLDFDMADETESTAMVAIQGPKVIDRIAEVLPVDIRGMKRYSFVSEELFMTPFTVYRSGYTGEDGVEVVIPARAATMAVKMLTGSLDKPDATIRAAGLGARDTLRLEAGMPLYGHELGEQGDPISAGLGWAVDLTKDFIGSTALKAIAAAGPKRKLVGLELEGRRIARQGTPIVDDTGKPIGEVTSGTFSPTLQKSIALAYVDAGKSDIGTAVSADLKGTLNPAKVVPSPFYKRT
- a CDS encoding RNA polymerase sigma factor; translated protein: MDPLPQDSEAIITLVRRAQERDADAFAALIGRFERVALSVAYGTLGDPHAAGDAVQDGFTKAWEKVKDLKDPGRFGTWLCGIVRNGAIDQRRRARLAPRAPLDSAPEAAAPASATLAGRDWADDPSRSLESREQEELLGKAIEELDDVSRTIVVLRYFQGLSSKEIGQIVEMNATAVDMRLSRARQQLKQTLLTNQAFAEESARTA
- a CDS encoding DUF1552 domain-containing protein; amino-acid sequence: MFNINLRKPIDRRRFLRAGAVCLALPALEAMLPRGTWAAASPPPKRLLLVARNLGLHAPFFFPDKPGLGYESTRYLRHLEEHRGKFTVFSGVSHLKYFNHHSEPGLFTGVNWDRIKEPAKEHHNSISLDQYAAERMGGDTRYRNLVIGQPVQWNFSWTDRGVPVPTEKSPTAVFRQLFTAGSADEVAGELHRLQTGRSILDQVNAEAKTLSRTLGPEDRQRIELMFSSIRETERSLVRSEAWLNKPKPQVDYPVPRMDPDSNLIRERETLWLDLSRLALQTDSTRVILLTLGDAGRAKLDGLTLAHHDASHHGKDETKIEQLALIEETELKLFSQFLGTMQQVREGEGTLFDHTVILNATNLSNASAHTCENLPILLAGGGFKHQGHVLKDRKDNSPLSNLYVRILQQLGVETQTFGSSTRVMDDV